The following coding sequences lie in one Miscanthus floridulus cultivar M001 chromosome 9, ASM1932011v1, whole genome shotgun sequence genomic window:
- the LOC136479085 gene encoding ethylene-responsive transcription factor ERF027-like: protein MAELYGGAQLPHLAASRPVPASTSADDIRAAAAEATASLLQQPDQQAAARGSAPGCGIAPVAARAAQQQQQTGGMSSAAAYTRRPAGHRGRISLLPAGYAQHTGGMSSAAAQQEGGGGSARNPDFLDEEALFETPQYLRNMAAGIMMSPPRFGRNSSDDSPDHPSLDAGDSLWS from the exons ATGGCGGAGCTATATGGAG GGGCTCAACTTCCGCACCTGGCCGCGTCGCGCCCTGTGCCGGCGTCCACCTCCGCGGACGACATCCGCGCCGCGGCCGCGGAGGCCACCGCGTCGCTGCTGCAGCAGCCTGATCAACAGGCGGCGGCCCGTGGCAGTGCTCCTGGATGCGGCATTGCTCCCGTGGCGGCTAGggcagcgcagcagcagcagcaaaccgGCGGGATGAGCAGCGCCGCGGCATATACaaggaggccagcaggccaccgaGGACGAATCAGCCTTCTCCCGGCCGGGTACGCC CAGCACACCGGCGGGATGAGCAGCGCCGCGGCGCAGCAGGAAGGCGGCGGTGGCAGCGCGCGGAACCCCGACTTCCTAGACGAGGAGGCACTGTTCGAGACGCCGCAGTACCTGCGCAACATGGCCGCGGGGATTATGATGAGCCCCCCGCGGTTCGGCCGCAACTCGTCGGACGACTCGCCGGACCACCCGTCGTTAGATGCCGGGGACAGCCTTTGGAGCTAG